In the Alligator mississippiensis isolate rAllMis1 chromosome 7, rAllMis1, whole genome shotgun sequence genome, one interval contains:
- the LOC132251882 gene encoding olfactory receptor 11A1-like, with translation MAAAEVGNQTSVTKFILLGFEILPELQILLFLLFFILYIATMVGNILIIVLIIAVQHLHTPMYFFLGNLSCLETCYTCTLLPKMLASFLTGDRTISFSGCFMQFFVFGMLIVTECCLLSVMSYDRYLAVCKPLHYAAFMTDRFCFNLAAGSWISGFLVVSTVYLFMLQLRFCGPNQVDHFFCDYLPVIKLSCSDTFEVELVVFSLGCIVLLPPFLLTLVSYVYIITTIVRIPSTTGRQKAFSTCSSHIMVVTIFYGSVTIVYMFPRTNTLRALNKIFSLFYTVLTPLANPLIYSLRNKEVKEAVQKVVRVFMNWKIM, from the coding sequence ATGGCAGCTGCAGAAGTAGGAAATCAAACTTCTGTCACCAAATTTATCCTCCTGGGCTTTGAAATTCTTCCAGAGTTGCAAATacttctcttcctgctgtttttCATACTCTACATTGCAACCATGGTTGGGAACATCCTCATCATTGTACTCATCATAGCTGTTCAGcatctgcacacccccatgtacttcttcctggggaatttgtcctgcttggagacctgctatacctgcaccctcctgcccaagATGCTGGCCAGCTTCCTTACTGGAGACAGAACCATTTCATTCTCTGGCTGTTTCATGCAATTTTTTGTCTTTGGTATGTTGATAGTTACAGAGTGTTGTCTCTTATCCGTGATGTCTTATGATCGGTACTTAGCCGTATGTAAACCACTGCATTATGCTGCCTTTATGACTGACAGATTTTGTTTCAACCTTGCTGCTGGCTCATGGATCAGTGGATTTCTAGTTGTCTCAACCGTATATCTCTTCATGTTACAATTAAGGTTCTGTGGACCCAATCAAgttgaccatttcttttgtgactacTTACCAGTGATTAAACTGTCCTGCAGTGACACCTTTGAGGTTGAACTTGTAGTTTTCAGCCTTGGCTGTATAGTCCTTTTGCCCCCGTTCCTTTTGACTCTCGTGTCCTATGTCTACATTATCACCACCATAGTGAGAATCCCTTCCACTACGGGGAGACAAAAGGCTTTTTCCACTTGTTCTTCACATATTATGGTGGTGACAATTTTCTATGGGTCTGTAACTATAGTCTACATGTTCCCAAGAACCAACACCCTTAGAGCCCTGaacaaaatattctctcttttctacactgtgctgactccattggccaaccctctcatttacagcctgagaaacaaggaagtCAAGGAGGCTGTACAGAAAGTTGTCCGCGTGTTTATGAATTGGAAAATAATGTAA